GCCCGACGCGCTGGACCGGGTCGCCCAGCGGTTCGACGCGGCCCTCTCCCGGGATCGAGACGCCGTGGCCGTCCTGGGCAGCGGCCAGCAGACCAACGAAGCCGCCTACGCGCTGGGGAAACTCGCCCGCGGCGGCTTCGGGACGCGGTACTACGACGCCAACACCACGCTCTGCATGGCCAGCGCGGTGACGGCCTACTACGAGGCGTTCGGGAGCGACGCGCCACCGACGACATACGACGACATCCCCGAGGCCGAGACCCACGTCGTCTGGGGGGCCAACCCGGCCATCGCCCACCCCGTGATGTTCCGGTGGATCCGCGAGAGCGCGAGTGCGGCGGACAGCCGGATGCTCGTCGTCGATCCCGTCGAGACCGACACCGCGACGACGGCCGACGACCACGTACAGCTCGACCCCGGCGCGGACCTCGCACTGGCCCGGGCCGTCCTCGCCGAGATCGTCGACCGCGGCGCGGTCGACCGCGAGTTCGTCGACGAGGCGACCGATGGGTTCGAGGACCTGGTCGCGGACCTCCCCGATCCGGCAGCGGCCGCCGACGAGGCGGGCGTCGATCTCGCGGCGGTCGAGGATCTCGCCGCAGCTTTCGAGGACCCAACCCTGATCTACTGGGGGATGGGGATCAATCAGAGCGTCCGGGGCACCGACGCCGCACGGGCGCTGATCGACCTCTGTCTCGCGACCGGGAACCTCCGGCCCGGGAGCGGCCCGTTCTCGCTGACCGGGCAGGCCAACTCGATGGGGACCCGCGTCGTCTCCTCGAAGGGATCCTGGCCCGGCCAGCGGCCCTTCGACGATCCGATCCACAGAGCCGAGATCGCCGACGAGTGGGGCGTCCCCGTCGGCCGGTTGCCCGACGACACCGGCCCAGGCCCGGTGGGGACGATCGACACGGTGGATGACGGGCCGGTCGAGGCGGTCTACGCCGTCGCGACCAACCCCGTGGCCGGGATGCCGGACGCCAACGCCGTCGCGGAGAAGCTGGAGGACGCCTTCCTCGTCGTACAGGACAGCTTCCGGACCGAGACGACGGAACTCGCGGACGTGGTCCTGCCGGCGGCGACCTGGGGCGAGTCCGAGGGCACCGTCATGAACATGGAACGCCGCGTCTCGCGGGTCCGGGCGGCCTCGGAGACGCCGCCGACGGTCCAGCAGGACATCGACATCATCGCGGCGGTGGCCAACGAGATCGTCCCCGGCCTGCTGCCGGAACCGCCGGTCGACCCCGCCGCCGTGTTCGACGAGTTCACCGAACTGACCGCGGGCACGAAGGCCGACTGCTCGGGCATCGCCTACGAACGACTGGACCACGAACTCGCCGTCCGGTGGCCCGCCCCGGAACCCGACACCGAAGGCGGCTACCGCTACCATGCCGCCGAGGGCGAGGGCGAGCGCTGGCAGTTCGCCACCCCCGACGGGACGGCCAACTTCTCGACCCCCCCCGAACCCGACCCACTCCCGGAACCGACCGAAGAGGCGTACCCGCTCACGCTGACTACTGCGCGCGAGGTCGACGGCTACAACACTGGCGTCCGGTCGCGCCCGGTCGACGACCCCGGACCGGTGACGGCCCGGGTCAATCCCGAGACGGTCGCCGCCTACCTGGACGGGGACGCGGTGGACGATGTCGAGTCCGACGACGAACACGAGATTCGGCTGGAGACCAGACGGGGGGCGATCACCGCCCGGCTCGATCCGGACCCTGCGGTCCCGGCGGGGCTGGTCTGGTTGCCGATCCACCACCCCGCGACGAACGAACTCACGGTCCCGGCGACCGATCCGCGCTCGGACGAACCGAACCTCAAGCAGTGCGCCGTGGCGCTCGCGGCTCCCGCGGCGGAACCCGCCAGCGGCGAGGCGACGGTCGACCCCGATCCGGTCGAGGCCTCGGACTGATGAGGACGACGAAGTGGCGGACGCTGGCGCTTCCCCGCGTCTTCGCCGACTGGCAGGGCCCGCTGTTCGCCGCCGGCTGGCGCGCGGCTCTCTTCTACACCGGCGTCGTCGGCGAGGCCACGGTCTTCGAGTACGCCGCCAGCGACTCCTTCCAGTTCCCCGGGTGAGCGGCCACAGACTCACGCGGTCGGGCCGGATCGGATACCCTGGATTTTCCGGACAACGATCGTTCACTTTCGTCCCGAATTTCGGCCGAAGAACGTGATTATACTCCTTGTATTCTTCCTCATTTCGAGTGTACGTCGACTATGCGCCAGTGAATGTTGAAATCCAGCACAGTAGCGCTTATTACGATATCAGACACACACTCGACTGGAGAAAAACATCAAATTCGAATCTATGTTCGGGAAAAAGGTGGATGTTCATTCGGAAATAGGATCGGACGGTGGCCACAGCGGTCTGGGCCGGGGTGACCTGCGATGGGACTGATCGGGATGACCAAGTGGCGGACGCTCCTGCTCGCCACGATCGGGTTCAACTTCTCGTTCCTGATCTGGTTCTCGTTTGCCCCCTTCACGGGGCCGATGGCCGAGGAGTTCGGGCTGTCGCTGGCCGAGATCGGGATCCTCGCGAGCGCGGCCATCTGGCTCGCGCCCTTCGGCCGGATCCTGACGGGGTGGCTCTCCGACAGGTTCGGCGCGCCCACGGTGTTCGCGATCGTGCTGGGCTACGTCGGGGTGTTCTCGATGGCCAGCGCCTTCGCCCAGAGTTACACCGTCTTCTTCGTCGAACGGCTGATCGTCGCGACCGCGGGGATCACGTTCGTCATCGGGATCCAGCACGTCTCCGAGTGGTTCGACGAGGAGACCCTGGGGACCGCCGAGGGAGTCTACGCCGGGGTCGGGAACGCCGGCGCGGCCGGCGGGGCGTTGATCCTCCCGCGCGTGTTCCCGACCGACTGGAGCGGCCCGCTCTTCCAGACGAACTGGCGGGCCGCCTTCTTCTACACCGGCGTCGTCTCGATACTGCTGGCGATCGCCTACTACACGCTCGGTGAGGCGGCAAAGAGCGAGCAGAAGCGCCAGGCGACCAAGGAGAGCGCGAGCTTCGAGGGGTGGTTCTACACCGCGACCCGCTACGGGACGGTCGTGCTCGCGTTAGCGTACGTGATGACCTTCGGGCTCGAACTGTCGATGAACGGCTGGCTGGCGACCTACTACCGGGAAGGGTTCGACACGCAGAACCTCGTGCTGGCGAGTACGTTCGCGGCGACGTTCTCGGTCGCGGCCGGCCTGCTCCGGCCCATCGGGGGCTACGTCAGCGACCTGCTCGCGCGCAAGGAGAAGAACATCCTCCCGATCTTCACCGGCCGGTACCGCGAGCAGTGGACGTTCGTCTCGCTGTGTTTCGTCGTCCTCACGATGTTCGGGATGACGCTCGCGGGTCTCAGTGGCCAGGTCCTGCTGGCGGTCGGGGCTGGCTTCCTCGTCGGGATGGGCTGTGCGTTCGCCGAGGGGGCGATCTTCGCGCAGGTGCCAGCGATGTTCCCCGACAGCTCCGGGGCCGTCGCGGGCGTCGTCGGCGGCGTCGGCACCGTCGGTGGGATCGTCTACCCGCTGGTCTACGCCGCGCCGTTCCTGGCGAACCTCCACCTGGGCTATTCCATCGTCGCCGTCTCGATGCTCCCCATCGTCCTGCTTGCGGCCTGGGTGTTCCAGCCCCACGTCGCCACCCGCGCGACGACTGACGGCTTCGTCGGCACCGAGACCGACGCCGGTAGCGTCGCCGCCGACGACTGAGACTACTCGGCCTCCCGGAGCGCCGCCACGTGCTGGCGGGCCTCCTCACGGGTCATCCCCCGGACGCCACAGGAACAGGAGAGGAGTTCGGGGTCCGCGAGGTCGTCCACCTGTTCCCGCCGGTCCCGCTCCAGTTCGTCCGCCGCCTGGTCGTACTCGAAGTACACCCGGTAGCTGACCTGCGTCACGCCCTCGATGCGGTGGTCCTCGTCGGGATCGGGGTCGGCGATCGCGGTCTCGTGTTCGGCCTGCATCTCCGCCTTCCAGTCCTCCAGCGTCTTCTCGGGGTCCCGGTCGTCCGTCATGGCCGTGGCCTCGCGTCCCCGTGGCAAAAACGCTCTCCAACCGAACCGGCCCGCGCTCGCGCGCGGTCGCGACCCTCGATTCGCGGATCGGTCGATCAGTCACCCCCGAACGAACCGCCCGTTCGTCCATATATTCGTCCAGACGGTGGACGATTTACGTCCTTAAACACACTAACGCTCCTGATAAAGTAGACGAACGCCATGCGAGCACCCTTATTTCTGTACTTGTTCAACGATTACTGTTATACGGACGAGACTGGATTGTTGTAACGTGAATAGCTGGAAAATCGTTGCAGTATTCCAGAAAAATCGTGACAGACACCTAATTCAGTGATCGACTATGCCACACAAGAAGGAAGGAGTCAAAGACGAACTGTACGGTGACGAGGTCAGGGAGAAGCTCCTTGAGTTCGCCGAGACGGGGTGGGAGTCCATTCCCGAGGACGAGCGCGAGGAGTGGTTCACGCGCTTCAAGTTCTGGGGGATCTTCCACCAGCGGTCGGGCCAGGAGAGCTACTTCATGCTGCGGCTGACCAACTGCGGCGGGGTCCTCGAACCGGGGCAGCTCCGGGCGATCGGCGAGGTCGCTCGCGACTACGCGAAGGGGCCGGTCGACAA
This Halorientalis sp. IM1011 DNA region includes the following protein-coding sequences:
- the nasA gene encoding assimilatory nitrate reductase NasA; the encoded protein is MTEWVPTTCMRCAVGCGHKHLGVDEGYGVDVVRGDGQHPVNRGLACQRGIEESADPDGEWLSKPLVRKGGELVETSWPDALDRVAQRFDAALSRDRDAVAVLGSGQQTNEAAYALGKLARGGFGTRYYDANTTLCMASAVTAYYEAFGSDAPPTTYDDIPEAETHVVWGANPAIAHPVMFRWIRESASAADSRMLVVDPVETDTATTADDHVQLDPGADLALARAVLAEIVDRGAVDREFVDEATDGFEDLVADLPDPAAAADEAGVDLAAVEDLAAAFEDPTLIYWGMGINQSVRGTDAARALIDLCLATGNLRPGSGPFSLTGQANSMGTRVVSSKGSWPGQRPFDDPIHRAEIADEWGVPVGRLPDDTGPGPVGTIDTVDDGPVEAVYAVATNPVAGMPDANAVAEKLEDAFLVVQDSFRTETTELADVVLPAATWGESEGTVMNMERRVSRVRAASETPPTVQQDIDIIAAVANEIVPGLLPEPPVDPAAVFDEFTELTAGTKADCSGIAYERLDHELAVRWPAPEPDTEGGYRYHAAEGEGERWQFATPDGTANFSTPPEPDPLPEPTEEAYPLTLTTAREVDGYNTGVRSRPVDDPGPVTARVNPETVAAYLDGDAVDDVESDDEHEIRLETRRGAITARLDPDPAVPAGLVWLPIHHPATNELTVPATDPRSDEPNLKQCAVALAAPAAEPASGEATVDPDPVEASD
- a CDS encoding MFS transporter; protein product: MTKWRTLLLATIGFNFSFLIWFSFAPFTGPMAEEFGLSLAEIGILASAAIWLAPFGRILTGWLSDRFGAPTVFAIVLGYVGVFSMASAFAQSYTVFFVERLIVATAGITFVIGIQHVSEWFDEETLGTAEGVYAGVGNAGAAGGALILPRVFPTDWSGPLFQTNWRAAFFYTGVVSILLAIAYYTLGEAAKSEQKRQATKESASFEGWFYTATRYGTVVLALAYVMTFGLELSMNGWLATYYREGFDTQNLVLASTFAATFSVAAGLLRPIGGYVSDLLARKEKNILPIFTGRYREQWTFVSLCFVVLTMFGMTLAGLSGQVLLAVGAGFLVGMGCAFAEGAIFAQVPAMFPDSSGAVAGVVGGVGTVGGIVYPLVYAAPFLANLHLGYSIVAVSMLPIVLLAAWVFQPHVATRATTDGFVGTETDAGSVAADD